Proteins from a single region of Geminicoccaceae bacterium:
- a CDS encoding DEAD/DEAH box helicase family protein, with protein MKLKFKVQPYQTNAVESVVECFAGQPNLGGITYRIDPGNAKRDSMGYRGQASALDEGFKNADIALPEVQVLNNIKDVQRRQNLPMSDALVTSAGCKFNLDIEMETGTGKTYCYIKTMFEMNKRYGWSKFIVMVPSIAIREGVYKSLQITADHFTESYGKKARFFIYNSKRLHELESFSSDAGINVMVINIQAFNARGADNRRIYDELDDFQSRKPIDVIASNRPILILDEPQKMEGKATMEALPKFKPLMILRYSATHKTQHNKIHRLDALDAYNQKLVKKIAVRGIHTRGLAGTNAYLYLEGIDISKKAPVARIELEVKLKSGEIKRQLRRLEFRDDLFTESGELDQYRDGFTISQIDYNHDTVEFTNGVVLKAGEATGDVSERDIRRIQIRETIKAHLDKEKQLFAQGIKVLSLFFIDEVVKYRDYDQADEKGEYARVFEEEYALLKEEYLSELAIDNEAYRKHLDGIDVGKTHNGYFSIDKKTSRLKDPAAAARGENAGLSDDVDAYDLILKDKERLLSFEEPTRFIFSHSALREGWDNPNVFVMCMLKHGDNTISRRQEVGRGLRLSVDRHGDRMDNPAVVHDVNILTVVASESYRDFVGGLQKEISDTLSARPRQATEAYFTGKTIVTDIGSVEITPAMAKQIYRYLVKNDYTDDADQIATAYHEAKEAGTLADLPDDLKPHAEQIYQLIDSVFSDAQLPKVEDGRKPKTNPLNANFEKKEFQELWARINQKAVYRVDFDSDELVRKCISALDSQLRVTPLQYTVQVGEQLDDLTDDQLKTGDGFKVTATATEQGGSVHSLVKYDLIGKIAENARLTRATAAAILTGIEASVFWQFKQNPEHFIAEASRLIAEQKATMIIERLDYDAVTDRYGVDIFTANQTSQDFSRAMRMQNHVHDYVVTDSDVEKRFVEELDTSSEVVVYAKLPRGFLIPTPVGDYNPDWAISFKEGSVKHIYFVAETKGSMSTMKLREIERTKIECARKFFAEISEGAVGERVKYDVVTDYAKLMDIVGGAAA; from the coding sequence ATGAAGCTGAAATTCAAGGTCCAGCCTTATCAAACCAATGCGGTGGAGTCCGTTGTGGAATGCTTCGCCGGTCAGCCCAATCTGGGCGGTATCACCTATCGCATTGACCCCGGCAATGCGAAGCGGGATTCCATGGGCTATCGCGGTCAGGCCAGTGCCCTGGATGAGGGGTTCAAGAACGCTGATATTGCCCTGCCAGAGGTGCAGGTGCTGAACAATATCAAGGACGTGCAGCGCCGCCAGAACCTGCCCATGTCGGATGCGCTGGTAACGAGCGCTGGCTGCAAGTTCAATCTCGATATCGAGATGGAGACGGGCACCGGCAAGACCTATTGCTACATCAAGACCATGTTCGAGATGAACAAGCGCTATGGCTGGTCGAAGTTCATCGTCATGGTGCCGAGCATTGCTATCCGGGAGGGCGTCTATAAATCCCTCCAGATCACCGCCGACCATTTTACCGAGAGCTATGGCAAGAAGGCGCGGTTCTTCATCTACAATTCCAAACGCTTGCACGAGCTGGAGAGCTTTTCTTCGGACGCCGGCATCAATGTCATGGTGATCAATATCCAGGCGTTCAATGCCCGTGGCGCCGATAACCGCCGTATCTATGACGAGCTGGATGATTTCCAGTCCCGTAAGCCGATCGACGTGATCGCCAGCAACCGCCCCATCCTTATTCTGGATGAACCGCAGAAGATGGAAGGCAAGGCCACGATGGAAGCCTTGCCCAAATTCAAGCCGCTGATGATCCTGCGTTACTCTGCAACCCACAAAACGCAGCACAACAAGATCCACCGCCTTGATGCGCTCGACGCCTATAACCAGAAGCTGGTGAAGAAAATCGCCGTGCGGGGTATCCATACGCGCGGCCTCGCCGGGACGAATGCCTATCTCTATCTCGAAGGGATCGACATCTCGAAGAAGGCACCCGTGGCGCGGATCGAGCTGGAAGTGAAGCTGAAATCCGGCGAGATCAAGCGGCAGCTTCGGCGGCTGGAGTTCCGGGACGACCTGTTCACGGAGTCCGGCGAGCTGGACCAGTACCGCGACGGCTTCACCATTTCGCAGATCGACTACAATCACGATACGGTGGAATTCACCAACGGCGTAGTGCTGAAAGCAGGCGAGGCCACGGGGGATGTGTCCGAACGGGACATTCGCCGCATTCAGATACGCGAAACGATCAAGGCGCATTTGGATAAGGAAAAGCAGCTCTTCGCCCAGGGGATCAAGGTGCTGTCCCTATTCTTCATTGACGAGGTGGTCAAATATCGCGACTACGATCAGGCCGACGAGAAGGGCGAATATGCGCGGGTGTTCGAGGAAGAATATGCCCTCCTGAAGGAGGAGTACCTGTCCGAGCTGGCAATCGACAACGAAGCCTATCGCAAGCATCTTGACGGCATTGATGTGGGCAAGACCCACAACGGCTATTTCTCCATCGACAAGAAAACGAGCCGCCTGAAAGACCCGGCAGCGGCTGCACGGGGCGAGAATGCGGGGCTGTCGGATGATGTGGACGCCTATGACCTGATCCTGAAGGACAAGGAACGGCTTCTGTCGTTTGAAGAACCGACCCGGTTCATCTTCTCCCACTCGGCCCTGCGCGAAGGCTGGGACAATCCCAATGTCTTTGTCATGTGCATGCTGAAGCACGGCGACAACACCATTTCCCGCCGCCAGGAAGTCGGGCGCGGGCTTCGTCTCTCTGTTGATCGCCACGGCGACCGGATGGACAATCCTGCCGTTGTGCATGACGTCAATATTCTGACCGTTGTGGCGAGCGAGAGTTATCGTGACTTTGTCGGTGGCTTGCAGAAGGAAATCTCCGACACCCTTTCGGCACGGCCGCGTCAGGCGACGGAAGCCTATTTCACCGGCAAGACCATCGTCACGGACATCGGTTCTGTTGAAATTACCCCAGCCATGGCAAAGCAGATTTATCGCTATCTGGTCAAGAATGACTATACGGACGACGCTGACCAGATCGCCACCGCCTATCATGAGGCCAAGGAAGCGGGAACGCTGGCCGATTTGCCCGATGATCTGAAGCCGCATGCGGAACAGATTTACCAGCTGATCGACAGCGTCTTCAGCGATGCCCAACTGCCGAAGGTCGAAGACGGTCGCAAGCCCAAGACCAACCCCTTGAACGCCAATTTCGAGAAGAAGGAGTTTCAGGAGCTTTGGGCTAGGATCAACCAGAAGGCCGTCTATCGGGTCGATTTTGATTCAGACGAGCTTGTTCGCAAATGCATCAGCGCCCTTGATAGCCAACTTCGTGTCACGCCCTTGCAGTATACCGTGCAGGTCGGCGAGCAGCTGGATGACCTGACCGATGACCAGTTGAAGACCGGGGACGGCTTCAAGGTCACTGCCACGGCGACCGAACAGGGCGGGTCGGTTCATTCGCTGGTCAAATATGACCTTATCGGAAAGATCGCTGAAAATGCCCGCCTGACACGGGCGACGGCAGCGGCCATTCTGACGGGGATCGAGGCCAGTGTGTTTTGGCAATTCAAACAGAACCCGGAACATTTCATTGCCGAAGCCTCCCGCCTGATCGCCGAGCAGAAGGCGACAATGATTATCGAGCGTCTGGACTATGACGCCGTCACCGACCGCTACGGGGTGGACATCTTCACGGCGAACCAGACCAGTCAGGACTTCTCCCGTGCCATGCGGATGCAGAACCACGTCCATGACTATGTCGTGACCGATTCCGATGTGGAGAAGCGCTTTGTCGAGGAGCTGGATACAAGCAGCGAGGTCGTCGTCTACGCCAAGCTCCCTCGCGGTTTCCTAATCCCGACGCCAGTTGGGGACTACAACCCGGATTGGGCAATCTCGTTCAAGGAAGGCAGCGTCAAGCACATCTACTTCGTCGCCGAGACGAAGGGCTCCATGTCCACCATGAAGCTCCGCGAGATCGAGCGCACAAAGATCGAATGTGCCCGGAAGTTCTTCGCCGAAATCAGCGAAGGCGCCGTCGGCGAGCGCGTCAAATATGACGTTGTCACCGACTACGCCAAGCTGATGGATATCGTGGGAGGGGCGGCTGCATGA